From Streptomyces sp. NBC_01460, a single genomic window includes:
- a CDS encoding VanZ family protein: MDVRHSSDGQAVIRFRAAGVVLLLAHLLFVGWLTLRPLDVPWMTAANFQPFAGIKADLALGPAEAGRRIGEGLLLLAPLGVLLPMAGGRLLVSPWASLARTVAAGALISMAIELAQTGVPGQVVDVDSLLLNTAGVAVAHLLVVPLSRSRLRRGNRAGAGDLSRFGARTRSLRVEAPQGSTPTITRVGIAP; the protein is encoded by the coding sequence GTGGACGTGCGTCACAGTTCGGACGGCCAGGCCGTCATCCGCTTCCGCGCGGCGGGGGTAGTCCTCCTCCTCGCGCATCTCCTGTTCGTCGGCTGGCTGACCCTGCGCCCGCTGGACGTGCCCTGGATGACGGCCGCGAACTTCCAGCCCTTCGCCGGGATCAAGGCGGATCTGGCCCTGGGCCCGGCCGAGGCGGGGCGCCGCATCGGCGAGGGCCTGCTGCTGCTGGCGCCGCTGGGCGTACTGCTGCCCATGGCCGGCGGCAGGCTGCTGGTCTCCCCGTGGGCGTCGCTGGCCCGTACGGTCGCGGCCGGGGCCCTGATCTCGATGGCCATCGAGCTGGCGCAGACGGGGGTCCCCGGCCAGGTCGTCGACGTCGACTCGCTGCTCCTGAACACCGCCGGCGTCGCGGTGGCCCATCTGCTGGTCGTCCCGCTGTCGCGGTCCCGGCTGCGCCGGGGCAACCGGGCAGGGGCCGGTGACCTTTCCCGGTTCGGGGCGCGGACCCGCTCACTCCGGGTCGAGGCCCCTCAGGGGTCCACCCCGACGATTACCAGGGTCGGCATCGCCCCGTAG
- a CDS encoding L,D-transpeptidase, giving the protein MGNIRGVRVRRGAVLSVAGLVAAPALVLGTGTSAQAASCTAAKGPYQKQVEKWLGRTADGKQSSADCTAIRSFQVAKGITPAIGYAGPVTWRTMKTITAQKAAGKNPNAAKKCPTNKGRIACVDLTRQLSWIQDGSKLKFGPVPVRTGRNGDETRTGSKKIYWRNIDHWSTLYDVSMPYAQFFDGGQAFHSVTKSMYNNPGSAGCVNMRPADAKAYWNLLKNGDDVYVYGRKPGT; this is encoded by the coding sequence ATGGGGAACATACGCGGCGTACGGGTACGGCGTGGAGCCGTCCTGTCCGTCGCCGGACTGGTGGCCGCGCCGGCCCTGGTCCTGGGCACGGGGACGTCCGCCCAGGCGGCGTCCTGCACGGCGGCGAAGGGCCCGTACCAGAAGCAGGTCGAGAAGTGGCTGGGGCGGACGGCCGACGGGAAGCAGTCGTCGGCGGACTGCACCGCGATCCGCTCGTTCCAGGTCGCCAAGGGCATCACCCCGGCCATCGGGTACGCGGGGCCGGTCACCTGGCGCACGATGAAGACGATCACCGCACAGAAGGCGGCGGGGAAGAACCCCAACGCGGCGAAGAAGTGCCCCACGAACAAGGGCCGCATCGCCTGCGTGGACCTGACCAGGCAGCTGAGCTGGATCCAGGACGGGTCCAAGCTGAAGTTCGGCCCGGTGCCGGTGCGGACGGGGCGCAACGGTGACGAGACGCGGACCGGGTCCAAGAAGATCTACTGGCGCAACATCGACCACTGGTCGACGCTCTACGACGTCAGCATGCCGTACGCCCAGTTCTTCGACGGCGGGCAGGCGTTCCACTCGGTCACCAAGTCCATGTACAACAACCCGGGGTCGGCGGGCTGCGTCAACATGCGTCCCGCGGACGCGAAGGCGTACTGGAACCTGTTGAAGAACGGCGACGACGTGTACGTCTACGGGCGCAAGCCCGGCACCTGA
- a CDS encoding SigE family RNA polymerase sigma factor encodes MNALHSTTSSAVVTRLHDVGRSPEKSGVQGRGRARGAGRPHTSHLAMVDVPTGETGGSAYGEVTGERRSPDGAQDAEVAFTAYVQERRASLYATAYHLTGDRFEAEDLLQSALFSTYRAWDRISDKAAVGGYLRRTMTNLHISAWRRRKLNEYPTEELPETVSDTDAMRGTELRAVLWQALARLPELQRTMLVLRYYEGRTDPEIASILDISVGTVKSSIWRSLRRLREDDVLSFGRDEEESFGELVA; translated from the coding sequence ATGAACGCACTGCACAGCACCACCTCAAGCGCAGTTGTCACGCGCCTTCACGACGTCGGGCGGAGTCCGGAGAAGTCCGGTGTGCAGGGGCGGGGGCGTGCACGTGGCGCCGGGCGTCCGCACACGTCGCACCTGGCGATGGTCGACGTGCCCACGGGGGAGACCGGGGGAAGCGCGTACGGGGAGGTCACGGGGGAGCGGAGGTCCCCGGACGGGGCACAGGACGCCGAAGTGGCGTTCACCGCCTACGTCCAGGAGCGCCGCGCCTCCCTGTACGCGACCGCCTACCACCTGACCGGCGACCGGTTCGAGGCCGAGGACCTGCTGCAGAGCGCCCTCTTCTCGACGTACCGGGCGTGGGACAGGATCAGCGACAAGGCGGCGGTCGGCGGATACCTCCGCCGCACCATGACCAACCTGCACATCAGCGCGTGGCGCAGGCGCAAGCTCAACGAATACCCGACCGAGGAGCTCCCGGAGACGGTGAGCGACACGGACGCGATGCGGGGCACGGAACTGCGGGCGGTGCTCTGGCAGGCGCTCGCGCGGCTGCCCGAACTCCAGCGCACGATGCTGGTGCTCCGCTACTACGAGGGCCGCACGGACCCGGAGATCGCGTCCATCCTCGACATCAGTGTCGGCACGGTGAAGTCGAGCATCTGGCGGTCGCTCCGCCGGCTCCGCGAGGACGACGTCCTCAGCTTCGGCCGTGACGAGGAGGAGTCCTTCGGCGAGCTGGTGGCCTGA
- a CDS encoding PspC domain-containing protein, producing the protein MAALVRPSQGRMIGGVCAALAQRFGTSAGTMRVIFLVSCLLPGPQFLLYLALWVLLPSEKSRAATAW; encoded by the coding sequence ATGGCCGCACTTGTCCGCCCCAGCCAGGGCCGCATGATCGGTGGGGTGTGCGCGGCGCTGGCACAGCGCTTCGGCACCTCCGCAGGGACGATGCGTGTCATCTTCCTCGTGTCGTGCCTGCTCCCCGGCCCCCAGTTCCTGCTCTACCTGGCGCTGTGGGTACTCCTGCCGTCGGAGAAGAGCCGGGCCGCGACGGCCTGGTGA
- a CDS encoding LysR family transcriptional regulator, translating into MAHQHSSQPRLSPSSYEEDIRAVLAPRLAYFEAVARHEHVTRAAHELGVPQSTLSRAMVRLEQDLGVALFARRGRTVSLTPAGRTFLGSAERALAEVEKAADSVRADADPTAGKVAFGFLHTMGSETVPALIRAFRADHPGVRFQLVQNYAEAMLDRLRAGGLDLCLTSPVPDAPDLVATRLDEQRLRLVVPDDHRLAGRRRVRLAEAADEAFVTLEPGYGLRRITDDLCAEAGFTPRVAFEGEEAETLRGLVAAGLGVALLPPPAVARPGVVELTVTAPRAVREIGVAWLDGHPDTPPVAAFKRFLLSRRGSLLPD; encoded by the coding sequence ATGGCGCATCAGCACAGCTCACAGCCTCGGCTGTCACCGAGCAGTTACGAAGAAGACATCCGTGCCGTACTCGCGCCCCGGCTCGCGTACTTCGAGGCCGTGGCCCGCCACGAGCACGTCACCCGCGCCGCGCACGAGCTGGGCGTCCCGCAGTCGACGCTGTCGCGGGCCATGGTGCGGCTGGAACAGGACCTGGGTGTCGCCCTGTTCGCACGCCGGGGCCGCACGGTCTCGCTCACCCCCGCGGGCCGCACCTTCCTGGGCTCCGCCGAACGCGCCCTGGCGGAGGTGGAGAAGGCGGCCGACTCGGTGCGCGCCGACGCCGACCCCACGGCGGGCAAGGTCGCCTTCGGCTTCCTGCACACGATGGGCTCCGAGACCGTGCCCGCGCTGATCCGGGCCTTCCGGGCCGATCACCCCGGGGTCCGCTTCCAGCTCGTCCAGAACTACGCCGAGGCCATGCTCGACCGGCTGCGGGCGGGCGGCCTCGACCTCTGCCTGACCTCGCCCGTCCCCGACGCCCCGGACCTCGTCGCCACGCGCCTCGACGAGCAGCGGCTGCGCCTCGTCGTCCCCGACGACCACCGGCTGGCGGGGCGCCGCCGGGTCCGTCTCGCCGAGGCCGCCGACGAAGCGTTCGTCACCCTCGAACCCGGTTACGGGCTGCGGCGGATCACCGACGACCTCTGTGCCGAGGCGGGCTTCACCCCGCGGGTCGCGTTCGAGGGCGAGGAGGCGGAGACCCTGCGCGGCCTCGTCGCGGCGGGGCTCGGTGTGGCACTGCTGCCGCCCCCCGCCGTCGCCCGGCCCGGGGTGGTCGAGCTGACGGTGACGGCTCCGCGGGCGGTCCGCGAGATCGGCGTCGCCTGGCTGGACGGCCACCCCGACACGCCGCCGGTGGCCGCCTTCAAGCGCTTCCTGCTGTCGCGCCGGGGGAGCCTGCTGCCGGACTGA
- a CDS encoding MFS transporter yields the protein MPPASTGASTIVLDAAVPSAPVAAPPTVPDRLTPGGPGYRRMSFALFSAGIATFALLYSTQALLPAVSASFGATAGQASWTVSAATGALALCVLPLSALSERFGRRQMMTASLAVAVVIGLLVPFAPSLGWLIALRAVQGAALAGLPASAMAYLAEEVRPKALVAAIGLFVAGNSIGGMSGRILAGWIAQLWGWRMALGAIGLLAVVCAVVFHFMIPTARHFSPSSLNPRALAKTVTGHLSDPLLRRLYAIGALFMTVFGAVYTVIGYRLVEEPFGLPQGVVGSIFLVYLVGTASSAAAGRLVGRLGRRGALYLAVSTTAAGLLLSLADQLAAVLAGLVLITAGFFAGHAVASSSVSRTATTGRAQASALYQSAYYLGSSAGGTLGAVAFHAGGWGGTVALGVLAVLGVLSITLFGTRAARTERLRAASPAPVHN from the coding sequence ATGCCTCCTGCCAGTACCGGGGCGTCCACCATCGTGCTGGACGCCGCCGTTCCGTCTGCCCCCGTCGCCGCACCGCCCACCGTCCCGGACCGCCTCACCCCCGGTGGTCCCGGCTACCGCAGGATGAGCTTCGCGCTCTTCTCGGCGGGGATCGCGACCTTCGCCCTCCTCTACTCCACCCAGGCCCTGCTGCCCGCCGTCTCCGCGTCCTTCGGCGCGACGGCCGGGCAGGCGAGCTGGACGGTCTCCGCGGCGACCGGGGCGCTGGCCCTGTGCGTACTGCCGCTGAGCGCGCTCTCCGAGCGCTTCGGGCGGCGTCAGATGATGACGGCGTCCCTGGCGGTCGCCGTGGTGATCGGGCTGCTCGTCCCCTTCGCCCCGTCGCTCGGCTGGCTGATCGCGCTGCGCGCGGTCCAGGGCGCGGCACTGGCGGGACTGCCGGCGTCGGCGATGGCGTACCTGGCCGAGGAGGTCCGGCCCAAGGCCCTGGTGGCCGCGATCGGACTCTTCGTGGCGGGCAACAGCATCGGCGGCATGAGCGGCCGTATCCTCGCCGGCTGGATCGCCCAGCTCTGGGGCTGGCGGATGGCGCTCGGCGCGATCGGGCTGCTCGCCGTGGTCTGCGCGGTGGTCTTCCACTTCATGATCCCCACGGCCCGCCACTTCAGCCCCTCCTCGCTCAACCCGAGGGCCCTGGCGAAGACCGTCACCGGCCACCTCTCCGACCCGCTGCTGCGCAGGCTGTACGCGATCGGCGCCCTCTTCATGACGGTGTTCGGCGCGGTCTACACCGTGATCGGCTACCGGCTCGTCGAGGAGCCCTTCGGCCTCCCGCAGGGGGTCGTCGGCTCGATCTTCCTGGTCTACCTCGTCGGCACGGCCTCCTCCGCCGCCGCGGGCCGCCTGGTCGGCCGGCTCGGCCGCCGGGGCGCGCTGTACCTCGCCGTCTCCACGACGGCCGCGGGTCTGCTGCTCTCCCTGGCCGACCAGCTGGCCGCCGTCCTGGCCGGCCTGGTCCTGATCACGGCCGGCTTCTTCGCCGGGCACGCGGTCGCCTCGTCGTCGGTGAGCCGTACGGCGACGACGGGCCGCGCCCAGGCCTCCGCGCTCTACCAGTCCGCGTACTACCTGGGTTCGAGCGCGGGCGGCACTCTCGGCGCCGTCGCCTTCCACGCGGGCGGCTGGGGCGGCACGGTCGCGCTCGGTGTCCTGGCGGTCCTCGGAGTCCTGTCGATCACCCTCTTCGGGACCCGGGCGGCACGGACCGAGCGGCTCCGCGCCGCGTCCCCGGCACCGGTGCACAACTGA
- a CDS encoding CocE/NonD family hydrolase produces the protein MTAAGEQPTPSITEATLEGIAADGIWAPGPTVSPAAAAVATALLAALRGEASGGLPPELERLTAEVRERATIDLPHILTEEGFKLSALSVKLNDGEPHPVVIVPAGWSPLGWLPFLYAYLTLARRGYHVLAYTPRGIGDPALLSTSEGFIDVAGPKDRADGSRVIDYAQDHFAPSSVGFLGESYGSGISQLVAAHDRDARVSAVVALSTWGNLATSLYDNGTRHLAAVNGLIAFTGGDSLEEKFDQETCEVLRDFLAGENLQRVVAWGTERSPEAYADLTNERGIPTFVSNTWHESLFPVGQAIEAFTRLTVPKRLNLWIGDHGAPEGPGLAGLLSGVPFPGLREPMREAYDWLDHHLLGADNGVADWPEVNSQVMFSYRTAPALGGGDRITEPARREPSESWEAVVAGRELWYLTGTRGTGDGALAETPAADWSRDFSGGEPTAATAMDTILQTGQKEWFGNPKAYDLGKFERSDLLVWSTGPLTGESGVARRIRGTATVRLDVSSTDGDVTLVAYLFDIAPDGAARIITHEPFTLARGPRSGGHSVSWALQPTAYDLPDGHALALVVNSRDDLYSFVGTEGSTVTVSSPGDGEARLELPLG, from the coding sequence GTGACTGCTGCCGGTGAACAGCCGACCCCGTCGATCACCGAAGCGACACTCGAAGGCATCGCGGCCGACGGGATCTGGGCCCCTGGCCCCACCGTCAGCCCCGCGGCCGCCGCGGTGGCGACGGCCCTGCTCGCGGCCCTCCGGGGCGAGGCGTCCGGCGGGCTTCCGCCGGAGCTGGAGCGGCTGACGGCCGAGGTCCGGGAGCGCGCCACGATCGATCTCCCGCACATCCTCACCGAGGAGGGGTTCAAGCTGTCGGCGCTCTCGGTCAAGCTGAACGACGGTGAGCCCCACCCGGTCGTGATCGTGCCCGCCGGCTGGAGCCCCCTGGGCTGGCTCCCCTTCCTGTACGCGTACCTGACGCTCGCACGCCGGGGCTACCACGTGCTGGCGTACACCCCCCGGGGGATCGGCGACCCGGCGCTGCTGTCGACGTCCGAGGGCTTCATCGACGTGGCGGGGCCCAAGGACCGGGCCGACGGGTCGAGGGTGATCGACTACGCGCAGGACCACTTCGCCCCGAGCTCGGTCGGCTTCCTCGGCGAGTCGTACGGCTCGGGGATCAGCCAGCTGGTCGCCGCGCACGACAGGGACGCGCGGGTGTCCGCCGTCGTCGCGCTGAGCACCTGGGGCAACCTGGCCACCAGCCTGTACGACAACGGCACCCGGCATCTCGCCGCGGTGAACGGGCTGATCGCCTTCACCGGCGGTGACTCGCTGGAGGAGAAGTTCGACCAGGAGACCTGTGAGGTCCTCCGGGACTTCCTGGCCGGGGAGAACCTCCAGAGGGTGGTGGCCTGGGGCACCGAGCGGTCCCCGGAGGCCTACGCGGACCTCACCAACGAACGGGGCATCCCGACCTTCGTCTCGAACACCTGGCACGAGAGCCTGTTCCCCGTCGGGCAGGCGATCGAGGCGTTCACCCGGCTCACCGTGCCGAAGCGGCTGAACCTGTGGATCGGCGACCACGGCGCACCGGAGGGCCCCGGCCTGGCCGGGCTGCTGTCCGGAGTGCCGTTCCCCGGGCTGCGGGAGCCGATGCGGGAGGCCTACGACTGGCTGGACCACCACCTGCTCGGTGCCGACAACGGCGTGGCCGACTGGCCGGAGGTGAACAGCCAGGTCATGTTCAGCTACCGGACCGCTCCCGCCCTCGGCGGCGGCGACCGGATCACCGAGCCGGCGCGCCGCGAACCGAGCGAGTCATGGGAAGCCGTCGTCGCCGGCCGCGAGCTCTGGTACCTCACCGGCACCCGTGGCACCGGTGACGGAGCGCTGGCCGAGACCCCGGCCGCCGACTGGTCCCGGGACTTCAGCGGTGGCGAGCCGACCGCGGCCACCGCGATGGACACCATCCTGCAGACCGGGCAGAAGGAGTGGTTCGGCAACCCCAAGGCGTACGACCTGGGGAAGTTCGAGCGGTCCGACCTGCTGGTCTGGTCGACCGGGCCGCTGACCGGTGAGAGCGGTGTGGCCCGGCGGATCCGCGGCACCGCGACGGTGCGGCTCGACGTGAGCAGCACCGACGGCGACGTCACTCTCGTCGCCTACCTGTTCGACATCGCCCCGGACGGCGCCGCGCGGATCATCACCCACGAGCCCTTCACCCTGGCCAGGGGGCCCCGGAGCGGCGGCCACAGCGTCAGCTGGGCGCTCCAGCCCACCGCCTACGACCTTCCGGACGGCCACGCCCTGGCGCTCGTGGTCAACAGCCGCGACGACCTGTACTCGTTCGTCGGCACCGAGGGCAGCACCGTCACCGTCAGTTCCCCGGGCGACGGCGAAGCCCGCCTGGAGCTCCCGCTCGGCTGA
- a CDS encoding adenosine deaminase produces MTSQTLNVPGPDQIRRAPKVLLHDHLDGGLRPGTIVELALAQGYDALPETEPDKLGIWFREAADSGSLERYLETFAHTCAVMQTRDALFRVAAECAEDLAEDGVVYAEVRYAPEQHLTAGLSLEEVVEAVNEGFREGERRARANGHRIRVGALLTAMRHAARALEIAELANRYRDLGVVGFDIAGAEAGYPPTRHLDAFEYLKRENNHFTIHAGEAFGLPSIWQALQWCGADRLGHGVRIIDDIEIADDGGVTLGRLASYVRDKRIPLELCPTSNLQTGAADSYAEHPIGLLRKLHFRATVNTDNRLMSGTSMSQEFERLIETFGYTLDDMQWFTVNAMKSAFIPFDERLAMINDVVKPGYAELKSEWLFRQTAVTSASSSVAG; encoded by the coding sequence ATGACGAGCCAGACCCTGAACGTCCCCGGTCCCGACCAGATCCGCCGCGCGCCCAAGGTGCTGCTCCACGATCATCTCGACGGTGGCCTGCGCCCCGGCACGATCGTCGAGCTGGCCCTGGCGCAGGGCTACGACGCCTTGCCCGAGACCGAGCCCGACAAGCTCGGCATCTGGTTCCGCGAGGCGGCCGACTCCGGTTCGCTGGAGCGCTATCTGGAGACCTTCGCCCACACCTGCGCCGTCATGCAGACCCGTGACGCGCTCTTCCGGGTGGCGGCGGAGTGCGCCGAGGACCTCGCCGAGGACGGTGTCGTCTACGCGGAGGTCCGGTACGCGCCGGAGCAGCACCTCACCGCCGGCCTGTCACTCGAAGAGGTCGTCGAGGCGGTCAACGAGGGCTTCCGCGAGGGCGAGCGACGGGCCCGTGCGAACGGCCACCGCATCCGTGTCGGCGCCCTCCTCACCGCGATGCGGCATGCCGCCCGCGCGCTGGAGATCGCCGAACTCGCCAACCGCTACCGCGATCTGGGTGTGGTCGGCTTCGACATCGCGGGCGCCGAGGCGGGCTACCCTCCCACCCGCCACCTGGACGCCTTCGAGTACCTGAAGCGCGAGAACAACCACTTCACCATCCACGCGGGCGAGGCCTTCGGCCTGCCGTCGATCTGGCAGGCACTGCAGTGGTGCGGTGCGGACCGGCTCGGCCACGGCGTCCGCATCATCGACGACATCGAGATCGCCGACGACGGCGGTGTGACGCTCGGCCGCCTCGCCTCCTACGTGCGGGACAAGCGGATCCCGCTGGAGCTGTGCCCGACCTCCAACCTCCAGACCGGTGCCGCCGACTCGTACGCCGAGCACCCCATCGGGCTGCTGCGGAAACTGCATTTCCGCGCCACCGTGAACACGGACAACCGGCTGATGAGCGGGACGAGCATGAGCCAGGAATTCGAGCGGCTGATCGAGACATTCGGATACACGCTCGACGACATGCAGTGGTTCACAGTCAATGCGATGAAATCAGCGTTCATTCCTTTCGATGAACGTCTGGCGATGATCAACGACGTGGTGAAGCCCGGATACGCCGAGCTGAAATCGGAATGGCTCTTCCGGCAGACCGCTGTGACCAGTGCTTCCTCGTCCGTGGCGGGCTGA
- a CDS encoding HAMP domain-containing sensor histidine kinase, protein MSDSAKRSIRAGLRWTSLRLRLLVVFALVALTAAVSASGIAYWLNREAVLTRTQDAALGDFRRQMQNRAASLPQQPTADELRDTAEQMASSSPGYHVLLIGTHDGKPVTGASDIDSFTKLDVPASLQKQVNKKQPLTSSNTYEYHLFWQRVTLGNTPYLVAGTKIIGGGPAGYMLKSLEQEREDLSSLAWSLGIATALALVGSALLAQAAATTVLRPVQRLGDAARKLGEGKLDTRLAVSGTDELADLSHTFNKAASSLEKKVADMSAREESSRRFVADMSHELRTPLTAITAVAEVLEDEADSLDPMIAPAVHLVVSETRRLNDLVENLMEVTRFDAGTARLVLDTVDVADQVTACIDARAWLDAVDLDAERGIMVRLDPRRLDVILANLIGNALKHGGSPVRVSVRTDEDELVIEVRDHGPGIPEDVLPHVFDRFYKASASRPRSEGSGLGLSIAVENAHIHGGDITASNLPDGEGAMFVLRLPRDAEALTGAPEDDDPDRNERGDAK, encoded by the coding sequence GTGAGCGATTCCGCGAAGCGTTCCATACGCGCGGGTCTTCGCTGGACCAGCCTGCGGCTGCGGCTCCTGGTCGTGTTCGCGCTGGTGGCCCTGACGGCGGCGGTGTCCGCGTCGGGCATCGCGTACTGGCTGAACCGTGAGGCCGTCCTCACGCGTACCCAGGACGCCGCGCTCGGCGACTTCCGCCGCCAGATGCAGAACCGGGCGGCCTCGCTGCCGCAGCAGCCCACGGCGGACGAACTGCGCGACACCGCGGAGCAGATGGCGAGCAGCAGCCCCGGCTACCACGTGCTGCTGATCGGCACCCATGACGGCAAGCCCGTCACCGGGGCCTCCGACATCGACTCCTTCACCAAGCTCGACGTGCCCGCCTCGCTGCAGAAGCAGGTGAACAAGAAGCAGCCGCTGACGTCGAGCAACACCTACGAGTACCACCTGTTCTGGCAGCGCGTCACTCTGGGGAACACCCCTTATCTGGTGGCCGGGACGAAGATCATCGGTGGTGGTCCCGCCGGGTACATGCTGAAGTCGCTCGAGCAGGAGCGCGAGGACCTCAGCTCGCTGGCCTGGTCCCTGGGCATCGCCACCGCGCTGGCCCTCGTCGGCTCGGCGCTCCTCGCCCAGGCCGCGGCGACCACGGTGCTGCGGCCGGTGCAGCGGCTCGGAGACGCGGCGCGCAAGCTCGGCGAGGGCAAGCTCGACACCCGTCTGGCCGTCTCCGGCACGGATGAACTCGCCGATCTCTCGCACACGTTCAACAAGGCCGCGAGCTCCCTGGAGAAGAAGGTCGCGGACATGAGCGCGCGGGAGGAGTCGAGCCGGAGGTTCGTCGCCGACATGTCGCACGAGCTGCGCACCCCGCTGACCGCGATCACGGCGGTCGCCGAGGTGCTGGAGGACGAGGCGGACAGCCTCGACCCGATGATCGCTCCGGCCGTGCACCTGGTGGTGAGCGAGACCCGGCGGCTGAACGACCTGGTCGAGAACCTCATGGAGGTCACCCGCTTCGACGCCGGCACGGCCCGCCTCGTCCTGGACACGGTCGATGTCGCCGACCAGGTGACCGCCTGCATCGACGCCCGCGCCTGGCTCGACGCGGTCGATCTGGACGCGGAGCGCGGGATCATGGTTCGGCTGGATCCGCGCCGGCTCGACGTGATCCTGGCCAATCTGATCGGCAACGCCCTCAAGCACGGCGGTTCACCGGTGCGGGTGTCCGTGCGGACCGACGAGGACGAGCTGGTCATCGAGGTCCGCGACCACGGCCCGGGAATCCCCGAGGACGTCCTGCCCCACGTGTTCGACCGCTTCTACAAGGCGAGTGCCTCCCGTCCCCGCTCCGAGGGCAGCGGTCTCGGCCTGTCCATCGCGGTGGAGAACGCGCACATCCACGGCGGCGACATCACGGCCTCCAACCTGCCGGACGGCGAGGGCGCGATGTTCGTCCTGCGGCTCCCCCGGGACGCGGAGGCGCTGACCGGCGCCCCGGAGGACGACGACCCCGACCGGAACGAGAGGGGCGACGCGAAGTGA
- a CDS encoding alpha/beta hydrolase, whose translation MAQRALPLPAARLGRAVLTAGAAPEVSGVVLLLPDGGADSRRRPSALSYAAQLPLARTLARAGRDDGLAVHVVRYRTRGWNAGADPAADAHWAADEVVRRYGDVPVCLVGHGMGGRAALRGARHDAVNSVLAMAPWLPEDGDQEPEPVKHLAGRRVLIVHGTNDARTNPELSYRLAERAKKANRDTCRFEVHSDGHALRQHRSEVMALASDFIRGSLFARSYARPVADAFAAPPPLGLRMPLAAGFGQSLRH comes from the coding sequence ATGGCACAGCGCGCACTTCCCCTGCCTGCCGCCAGGCTGGGACGGGCCGTCCTCACGGCCGGAGCAGCACCCGAGGTCAGCGGCGTGGTCCTGCTGCTCCCGGACGGCGGGGCCGATTCCCGACGCCGTCCCTCCGCCCTCTCGTACGCGGCGCAGCTGCCGCTCGCCCGGACCCTGGCCCGCGCGGGCCGGGACGACGGGCTCGCGGTGCACGTCGTGCGCTACCGGACCCGGGGGTGGAACGCCGGCGCGGATCCGGCGGCCGACGCCCACTGGGCGGCCGACGAGGTCGTACGCCGCTACGGCGACGTCCCGGTCTGCCTCGTCGGGCACGGGATGGGGGGCCGTGCCGCCCTGCGCGGCGCCCGGCACGACGCCGTCAACTCCGTGCTGGCGATGGCACCCTGGCTGCCGGAGGACGGGGACCAGGAACCCGAACCGGTGAAGCACCTCGCGGGGCGCCGGGTCCTGATCGTCCACGGCACGAACGACGCGCGGACGAACCCGGAGCTCTCCTACCGGCTGGCGGAACGCGCCAAGAAGGCCAACCGGGACACCTGCCGCTTCGAGGTCCACTCGGACGGGCACGCGCTGCGCCAGCACCGCTCCGAAGTGATGGCGCTGGCCTCCGACTTCATCCGGGGCTCGCTGTTCGCCCGGTCGTACGCGCGCCCGGTGGCCGACGCCTTCGCCGCCCCGCCGCCGCTGGGGCTGAGGATGCCGCTGGCGGCCGGGTTCGGGCAGTCGCTGAGGCACTGA
- the afsQ1 gene encoding two-component system response regulator AfsQ1, with translation MPFLLLIEDDDAIRTALELSLSRQGHRVATAATGEDGLELLREQRPDLVVLDVMLPGIDGFEVCRRIRRTDQLPIILLTARSDDIDVVVGLESGADDYVVKPVQGRVLDARIRAVLRRGERESTDSATFGSVVIDRSAMTVTKNGEDLQLTPTELRLLLELSRRPGQALSRQQLLRLVWEHDYLGDSRLVDACVQRLRAKVEDVPSSPTLIRTVRGVGYRLDSPQ, from the coding sequence GTGCCTTTCCTGTTGCTGATCGAGGACGACGACGCCATCCGCACAGCCCTCGAACTCTCGCTGTCACGCCAGGGCCACCGTGTGGCCACCGCGGCGACGGGAGAGGACGGCCTGGAGCTGCTCCGGGAGCAGCGGCCGGATCTGGTCGTGCTGGACGTGATGCTGCCCGGGATCGACGGTTTCGAGGTCTGCCGGAGAATCCGGCGCACCGACCAGCTGCCGATCATTCTGCTGACCGCGCGCAGCGACGACATCGACGTCGTGGTGGGACTGGAGTCCGGCGCGGACGACTATGTCGTGAAACCCGTGCAGGGGCGGGTGCTCGACGCCCGGATCCGCGCGGTCCTGCGTCGCGGGGAGAGGGAGTCCACCGACTCGGCGACGTTCGGGAGCGTGGTCATCGACCGCTCGGCCATGACCGTCACCAAGAACGGGGAGGACCTGCAGCTCACGCCGACCGAGCTGCGGCTCCTGCTCGAGCTGAGCCGGCGGCCCGGACAGGCCCTGTCCCGGCAGCAGTTGCTGCGCCTGGTGTGGGAGCACGACTATCTCGGTGACTCCCGGCTGGTGGACGCGTGCGTGCAGCGGCTGCGGGCGAAGGTGGAGGACGTGCCCTCCTCGCCGACCCTGATCCGTACCGTGCGTGGTGTGGGCTACCGGCTGGATTCGCCTCAGTGA